The region ccgaattctgattttaatcccagaattctgactttaattaaactcagaattccgactttaaactcagaattctgactttaaactcagaattcagactttaatcactgaattctgactttaatcccagaattctgactttagtttaACTCTCGCTGCTGTAAATTTGGATTTTACCCTTGCAGGACTCATAAAGGAATATCtcatctttaatctcagaattctgacattttcaggagtcagaattttgacttttttcccagaattttatttttttttttataccttaaactcagaattcagacttttttttacaaGTAAAAATAAGATTGTGTCAtataattttcttttcattggccctaatcctcttccatactactctttctttgttttgcaaTCGCTTTATGATCCTATACAGCTAATTATTTTTTGCCTTATTGTAATCTTtctataatttaaaaaaggaagaaagtgaGTCTGAGGAGAGGACAAAGGCAGGACATTCTTGTCATGTCCCgtctttgcacatttttcttttttttactaaaaaaatgtttcctttcACCCTTACAAATGAGATTTTTGTTAGAAGGATACTCAGATGTTGTTTCCACCTCTAGAAAAATTAGATGTAACTAtttgaaattttcttttccACCTGGAGCCAAAGAAGTGCACTTTAAAACAGTGAATGAGATTTATCCATGTAGAGATTCAGTTTAATTCAGTTAAGTTTAATATTGATTCAAATGAATGCACGTTCTGCAAAATGGTACTGAATCTCAGGAACACCTTTGCTTTTCTTGTAATACTTCTGATTTGTTTTGGGAAAGTTTTCAGAAATGGATTTCTGATCATAATTTGCCTTTGTCAACATTAACATATAATAATGTAAGGTTGGTGTACTTTTGGAGAATTCCAAGTTGAGATTTCTGTTTAATCATCTATTAATCCTTGCAAAACATTTTACTCATAAATGTAAGTTTATGAATGTTAATCCACTCTTCCTGGTCTTTAATAGAGATTTCtatattttacactttaaagggTATCAAATCAAACAATGCACAATGTCTTTATGAGCATTTGTTAGTCTTTTCTTTTGGTCAGACGCCAAGAAACTGAaataataattgtttttttaacttctggAATGTATGTCTAGTTTCTTTCCCCCTTTAATTggctttctgtgttttttatttttattttttttattttcttttattgttgtttgttCATTATATCGTTCTGCTCAGTCTCAAACCTGATTGTCTTTGTAAATTAATCTGCTTGTAAGATTGGtattcataaataaagttgaaagaaaaaaacttttttcccctATGACGCAGAGGTGGGCGTGGCTTACATGATTTCGCGCGAAAGTTCGTTTCTTCTTCCTGTGAAACGTGAGCGTTTCCGGTTATCTATTGTTGACGGCTACTATTTAACTCGgagggctgctgctgctgatgtagGTTCGTCAAAACTTTCTGATCGGTGTCGGATAACCCCTCGCAGCTGCAGCATGTCTCAGGCCCGGGTCACGGATTTCTTCTCCCAGAGGAAGAAGGGCATCTCCGGTCCTGTGAAGCCGTCCAAGCAGCGGAGCAGCGCGGTCCTGCAGCGTGGATCTTCACGGCTTAGCACAAGGTCCGTATCCTCCAAAAACAATGACTACTCGCTCTGCTCGTCCTCCGTTCATGAAGAGTTCGTTCGAGTTATCGACGAGGCCGTGGGAATAAACGAGGGAGAGTGTGCTAGCATTAGCACCGGGAAGAACTCCCTCTCCAGTCCCAGGACACCAAAGCGGACCTCGGCCGACTGTGAGTTCGACCTCGGGTCTGCCGTGTTTTCAGCCACTGCCGACCACAGCACAGCCAAGAAACGAAGACAAGGAGAGGCTGCCAGAGACCCCAGACCCAACCTTCAGGACAAAACAACGACGAAGAGAGCCAGGAAGAAACTGATCCTGCCCCAGGACACCCCAGAGGTACCCACCACCCCCTACCCCTCTGCTATAACTGAATTTAGTTAGAAAGGCTCATTTTAACCCGTGATCTAACGCAAAGGCTGGTCGTCCTGGTTATCATATGTTGTTTGCATGTCTAGGCTGTAGTCCAGTCCCTGCCCAGGAAGGTAACCGATCTGCCTTCAGCTCCTCCAGTCCTTGAATCCGGTCAGAACCATGTTGACCCCAAAACCAGCAGCTCTCCCCTGCAGGATGAGGCCACCAAGACCAGTGGAGGAAAGACCAGCACGGTAAGACCCTGTCTGGGCACAGGAGAAGTCTGTAGTCAGGGAGTAGAAATCATTAGGAAGGCTAGGATTTGTGATGCTTTGATTGACCTATAAAGCAGTGTTAAAAAGCCTAAAGGACACGAGGAGCCAATTGTTTCTTTAGCAAAAAGGACAAACTTGACCTCATAAAGCTAAAGATATTTAGAAGAAAGTCTGACCAAGCATTGTCCTTTAAATAGTTGGCCAATTCCACAAACTCCTAAACTCAAATCAGAGATTCTGGGCGCCGTGGCATCTAACCAGAAATGACAACTTCACGGTTCTGTAGTGCTGGATATGTTTCAGTAGAGATTTTCATTTACCAGAATCATGAAAGCAAAAATAACTGAGATTAGGCTGCATTAATACTGCACCACAAGACTCAACAGGCATGcttattcttttaatttattaCTTTGACTATTGCCAATTAGTAAATACTCTTGTTTTTTACTTCTTTAGATTAGGGTTGGGCAATtcatcgcaaattagattaaatcaaattatggcctgctgcaattttcaaatcgcagaagatgcaatatttctttaacctgaagtTTGTaccaaaataccagtttagaacttttttgcagcaaagatgtTATGTAATACATATCATTttagtgccatatttttagaatagtgtacacatttttttcatttttgtatgtttttcttatttaatagGAGAATTATATAAAGATAACCATtcccctttaatacaacagttcatatcaaatttgtaGAATTTATGacaatttgttatttttttaactgtccagccctagtttaatctaatattgtgctggttatagtttagaatgaattcttgcctatttttgttgtaaaatgcataaaatgaagaacttaagaaataattgcatattaaatagCAATCGCATtgagtaaataaatatttttttacaattattctcccaaatcattcagcccttgtttggtttcttgcatgtttttgcaGAAGGCTAAAATTTGTCAGAATATTAAATCGCCAGTGGTGTAAATTTGATGCATGCATGCAGTGCAAAGGTTGTGACATGAATaacaaattctgttttaataatCTCACTGTCCACCAGTTGTTAGTATAGTTGTTGCCTTTGTCCAGCAATCCTAGTGGTTTGAGTTTGCATAGAACTTTTCTTGCTGACCTTGCACGTAAACATATTgccagtgatttaaaaaatactgaaatgagAGACTCGATAAAATTGAAGCTCTGAATAAGTGTTTAGTTTATGGGAACCCATTTAGAAGAACAAAGATTTGGTTTTGCCATCTATCTTTGTTACTTTTGTGTCACAACTCTAGCCGGCAGTCCATATGTCTTGATTCCCCCCTGTGGGTCAGTCCCATTTCCAACTCTTAGCCCTTTTCTTAGACGTTACCCTTGGTTTTGCGTGTTAAGGGTGAAGGGGTGCCCCACTTCTCTTTTGAAACTAGGGTTAAGGGCTGCATAGCCCTTGAACAGAAATTTTCAGGACCATCCTTGAAACCAAGGGGAATGAAATTTCTTACCATGCACTGCGTTCACTTACAAAATGGTACCATGAACTATGATGGAAGTGCCTAAATGTAAATATCTTTGGCATTTGTAAATGAATATAGAAAATAGAACAGATGTGTTCTCTCAtatatattcaatctttagctTTTAGGAATGGgagtttgttatttttggtATGTACCTGTGTAAGCGAGggctattaactgtataaataatggagaagatcaacacagtTATCCATAGTGTGAATGAGATGGCCAAAGCTTTGTCACATCTGATGACGCACCATTTATCAGCAATTAAGCATTGGCTCatttcttaagggaaggttttcactCCCTCCTGTCACCACTCTGTTTGAGGGGGAAGGGTCTCGGGGTAGAATTTGGCCCTAAgtctaaaaatgtgttaatggACTGTTTTGATCATGAGGCAGTTAAGAAGAAAGATGCCAGTATGGTTGCAATGAAGTGACTTTAGACGGATCACATTTTGATATTGATTAAGAGTTGTCTGTTGGCATTCTGCAAGACAACAGCCCAAAATGATGCCTCTCTGATTTGTTCACTTATGTTTATGTCCAGTTCTGAGTAGGTACTTGGCCGGTTAGCAAAAAGGGAGGATATTGTGCTTTTTATCCAAATTAAGATTGGATCTACATTTGGTGCTGTTTTTTGGGttggcatgtttttggtgtggaAAGAGCTGGTGTATTCCAGTGTGttcattgtttttgaaaaatagtGGAGCTCTTTAACAAAGAGGATGAGGATGCATCAGACTTTAAGTATACACACAGTAATGATTAGAAGTTTGGTCTAAAGATGGAAATAGatgacaaacaaaaatgcatatTATCGCCATGTTTATTAAGTTTCCCAAATTCATCCCCATTATAACTCCTGTTTTTTTAGGCCCTGTCCAAAGATGGCATTGCAGCGCTCAAAGCTCGCCTTCAGAGGATCAAGAAACATGCAGACGAGATGGCCAGTGCTACTGTCGATGCCAcatcctctcctcctgcatCCCCAGCTGACACGGCACCTAAAAAGAAAGCTCCCCAGAAAGATGCTCTCCTCTTGTCTGACGCCAAGGCCCTGCAGCTCACTGTGGCACGAGCCAGCGAGCTTGCAGCTAAAGCTCTGAGgaggaaggaagagagagaggcagaagagagCAAGCAGAGTGAGACACAGGAATGGTGAGAATGTGCTCACTTTAGAGCCACAAGCTTCTACACAATAACATTCTCTTTTCTGTAAATGCTTCGTCTTATGAATCATTGTTTACTTCTGTTGATCCTCAGTACGGAGCAGGCAGCATACCAGCGCTACCACAACCTTGCCCAGCCAGTACCCCCAGGCCTCTCCCTGCCCTACCAGTACAAGGTTTTGGCTGAGATGTTCAGGAGTATGGACACTGTGGTCGCTATGCTGTACAACCGCTGTGAGACGGCAACCTTCACCAAGATCAAGCAGGGAGTTCAGGACATGATGCACAAGTAAGTTGGAGGGCAGATGGAGAGATTTCCGTTATTGTTTACAGCTTCTATTTTGGCTTAGTTATGTGGGTTTTTCAAATCTTATTTTACTGACATTTATTCATCCCACTGTTTTATGAAATGCTCAAGAATCTCTTGAAAACCTTGATTCCTAAATGCTGTTAAGTCTTGTCCCTGGGTTGCTGGCTAGAGCTGGGTGTACTTTGTTAATTTACCTGATTTGGACAAACTTTAAGTTGGACGTCTCGCATGGAAAAAGCGCTAACTTTCAGCTTGAATCTGTTGATTGTGCAGCATTGTCAATGGGACAGGCGGCCTTTCACGGCATGATCAGCTACTACCTGCTGGTTTAGTGGATTCCTGGCATGTCTGACATTTTGCTTGTTTGAGGAAACACTGACAAAGTGACAGTAGAACCACAAGCGAATCCtcaatttttttactttgtaaacTGTTCAGCAGCATTTTAAATCATGACATCAGCAAGGATGCCTTATTGATCTGCGCTACCTGACTTAGATGAAGGAAATATCTCTCCCTGCAGAC is a window of Cheilinus undulatus linkage group 6, ASM1832078v1, whole genome shotgun sequence DNA encoding:
- the cdt1 gene encoding DNA replication factor Cdt1, producing the protein MSQARVTDFFSQRKKGISGPVKPSKQRSSAVLQRGSSRLSTRSVSSKNNDYSLCSSSVHEEFVRVIDEAVGINEGECASISTGKNSLSSPRTPKRTSADCEFDLGSAVFSATADHSTAKKRRQGEAARDPRPNLQDKTTTKRARKKLILPQDTPEAVVQSLPRKVTDLPSAPPVLESGQNHVDPKTSSSPLQDEATKTSGGKTSTALSKDGIAALKARLQRIKKHADEMASATVDATSSPPASPADTAPKKKAPQKDALLLSDAKALQLTVARASELAAKALRRKEEREAEESKQSETQECTEQAAYQRYHNLAQPVPPGLSLPYQYKVLAEMFRSMDTVVAMLYNRCETATFTKIKQGVQDMMHKRFEESHVGQIKTVFPEAYTLRQEKNIPNFNNSVKKGSYQLTVEPVLPSDNNEARPILSASNLLNRRHIFHQNLVSIVKQHHKVFLSSLVPPVSVPEDKLTRWHPRFNVDTVPAVQSSSLPQPPHTEKLATAQEVLDKARSLITPKMEKALVSLALKTPDKAPESKEPTSPQNPTAAPSAQLPTALKGVSQSLLERIRAKEAQKLQAAMTRNSVQEERLLMMSRLPELARILRNVFVSEKKPALIMEVACNRMVASYRSALSTGEMEKHIRLLAEVAADWLTIHPIRKDFYLKLNKTMELNIVVDKLSDRLREEERL